One genomic region from Amycolatopsis sp. FBCC-B4732 encodes:
- a CDS encoding class I SAM-dependent methyltransferase, which translates to MTYEHPLAYLIGIEGLALLRGFTGEFDREFTEARLAEVHRLLDDESLANGVDVEQIGTVPGYDLWAPTYDDPANAAFALDEPWLEELAGHPGDALDAACGTGRYSAILAARGHRVVGVDSSPGMLARARERVPGADFRLGDLTDLPVDDASVDLVTCGLALTHVADLGPVLAEFARVLRPGGHAILCDVHPESVARGSIPSLRGPDGRPGRLTSHRHLVGDYLRAALAAGFTPLRCEEPRLPAKDPAPATTEPGPWELWPWSLAALVPDAARAAARDVPALLVWDFRLRDR; encoded by the coding sequence GTGACGTACGAGCACCCGCTGGCCTACTTGATCGGCATCGAAGGCCTCGCCCTGCTGCGCGGCTTCACCGGCGAGTTCGACCGCGAGTTCACGGAAGCCCGCCTCGCCGAAGTCCACCGCCTCCTCGACGACGAATCCCTCGCCAACGGCGTCGACGTCGAACAGATCGGCACGGTGCCGGGCTACGACCTCTGGGCACCGACCTACGACGACCCGGCGAACGCCGCGTTCGCCCTCGACGAGCCGTGGCTCGAAGAACTCGCGGGCCACCCCGGCGACGCCCTCGACGCAGCCTGCGGAACCGGGCGCTACTCGGCCATCCTCGCCGCGCGCGGGCATCGGGTGGTCGGCGTGGACAGTTCGCCCGGCATGCTCGCGCGTGCCCGGGAACGGGTGCCCGGCGCCGACTTCCGGCTCGGCGACCTCACCGATCTTCCCGTCGACGACGCCTCGGTCGATCTCGTCACCTGCGGCCTCGCGCTGACCCACGTCGCCGACCTCGGTCCCGTGCTCGCGGAGTTCGCCCGCGTCCTGCGGCCGGGCGGGCACGCCATCCTGTGCGACGTCCACCCCGAGTCCGTCGCCCGCGGCTCGATCCCGTCGCTGCGCGGCCCCGACGGCCGGCCCGGCCGCCTCACCTCGCACCGCCACCTCGTCGGCGACTACCTGCGCGCCGCACTCGCGGCCGGGTTCACCCCGCTTCGGTGCGAAGAACCTCGCCTGCCGGCGAAAGACCCGGCCCCCGCGACGACCGAGCCGGGCCCGTGGGAGCTCTGGCCGTGGAGCCTCGCCGCCCTGGTGCCGGACGCGGCCCGCGCGGCGGCGCGGGACGTGCCGGCACTGCTCGTCTGGGATTTCCGGCTGCGCGACAGGTAA
- a CDS encoding PP2C family serine/threonine-protein phosphatase has translation MTHDRYVLRYAAGSDVGQRRRINEDAVYASSRLLAVADGIGGQPHGEVASATAVDVLRELDVDLRRVDLTGVDLAATLTGVVKSIDDRLHEVAAQEPETTGMGTTLTALMFDGIEFAAAHIGDSRGYLLRDGELRRLTRDHTLVQALVEDGRVAAEDADSHPRRSLLMKALQTAGSGDPDIWTFPAAEGDRYLLCSDGLSGPVSEPKLREVLSAPTDPAEAIPELIRLANEGGGPDNITCVVADVTR, from the coding sequence ATGACACACGATCGGTACGTCCTGCGGTACGCCGCGGGGTCGGACGTCGGGCAGCGTCGCCGGATCAACGAAGACGCGGTGTACGCGAGTTCCCGCCTGCTCGCCGTCGCCGACGGCATCGGCGGTCAGCCGCACGGCGAGGTCGCCAGCGCGACGGCGGTGGACGTGCTGCGCGAGCTCGACGTCGACCTCCGGCGGGTGGACCTCACCGGGGTCGACCTGGCCGCGACGCTGACCGGCGTGGTCAAGTCGATCGACGACCGCCTGCACGAAGTGGCGGCGCAGGAGCCGGAAACCACCGGCATGGGCACGACGTTGACGGCGCTGATGTTCGACGGCATCGAGTTCGCGGCGGCCCACATCGGCGACTCCCGGGGGTATCTGCTGCGCGACGGCGAGCTGCGCCGCCTGACCCGCGACCACACCCTCGTGCAGGCATTGGTCGAAGACGGCCGGGTCGCGGCCGAGGACGCGGACTCCCACCCCCGGCGTTCGTTGCTGATGAAGGCGTTGCAGACAGCGGGTTCCGGCGACCCGGACATCTGGACGTTCCCCGCCGCCGAGGGCGACCGCTACCTGCTCTGTTCGGACGGCCTGAGCGGCCCGGTCAGCGAACCGAAGCTGCGAGAAGTCCTGTCGGCGCCGACCGACCCGGCGGAAGCGATCCCGGAGCTGATCCGCCTGGCCAACGAGGGCGGCGGACCGGACAACATCACGTGCGTGGTGGCCGACGTCACGCGCTGA
- a CDS encoding class I SAM-dependent DNA methyltransferase gives MDDDATVSAADIARLAGVGRAAVSNWRRRYPDFPQPVGGTASSPLFGLSAVAAWFAARGKPFELSEGERAWQRLRALGDDLDLAERVSRAGVFFAFQAGLVDTFDRELDDPELLTLLSEMTHRAGPVEAFELLCRRYFEAHSRRLSATPEPIAELMARLVGPVSTILDPACGFGALALASGAKAVLGQDSDPMTASIAGLRLKLRGIEAEVHPVDALREDAFAGRTAEAVLCDPPFNERAWGHDELVGDERWEYGLPPRGEPELAWVQHCLAHVEPGGAVAILMPGAAAGRRSGKRIRGNLLRAGAVRAVVTLPPAGPDLWLLRRPVPGERPPSTVLLGEAGDELSTVDEMWREFRAHPEAGVRIIDLLDDDVDLTPAHRRTSDEDPGQAFEAVRGRFAELVPELPPLEAADGEPAFTTIGELVKAGIVEVRHAAARADAEHPLAEAGDVVASVTGIAYVHSGPTGPVGAGLTVYRVDPGRLDADFLAGCLRAADLPAASASTRIDSRRVRVPRVPIAVQREYGRVFRDLAAFDAVLRQAAETGRELVRLGFAGLVEGRLRPGR, from the coding sequence ATGGACGACGACGCCACGGTCAGCGCGGCCGACATCGCGCGGCTCGCCGGGGTCGGCCGGGCCGCGGTGAGCAACTGGCGCCGCCGGTACCCGGACTTCCCGCAGCCGGTCGGCGGCACGGCGTCGAGCCCGTTGTTCGGCCTGTCCGCCGTCGCCGCCTGGTTCGCCGCCCGCGGCAAGCCGTTCGAGCTGAGCGAGGGCGAACGCGCCTGGCAGCGCCTGCGGGCCCTCGGCGACGACCTCGACCTCGCCGAACGCGTGAGCCGTGCCGGCGTCTTCTTCGCCTTCCAGGCCGGTCTCGTCGACACCTTCGACCGCGAGCTCGACGACCCCGAGCTGCTCACGCTGCTCAGCGAGATGACGCACCGCGCGGGCCCGGTCGAAGCGTTCGAACTGCTGTGCCGCCGGTACTTCGAGGCGCATTCGCGGCGGCTGTCGGCCACGCCGGAGCCGATCGCCGAACTGATGGCGCGGCTCGTCGGCCCGGTCTCGACGATCCTCGACCCCGCCTGCGGCTTCGGCGCGCTCGCGCTGGCCAGCGGCGCGAAAGCCGTGCTGGGGCAGGACAGCGACCCGATGACGGCGTCGATCGCGGGGCTGCGGCTGAAGCTGCGCGGCATCGAGGCCGAGGTCCACCCGGTCGACGCGCTGCGCGAAGACGCCTTCGCCGGCCGGACCGCGGAAGCCGTGCTGTGCGACCCGCCGTTCAACGAACGCGCCTGGGGCCACGACGAACTCGTCGGCGACGAGCGCTGGGAGTACGGCCTCCCGCCGCGCGGCGAACCCGAGCTCGCCTGGGTCCAGCACTGCCTCGCCCACGTCGAACCCGGTGGCGCGGTGGCGATCCTGATGCCGGGCGCGGCGGCCGGGCGGCGCAGCGGCAAGCGCATCCGCGGCAACCTCCTGCGCGCGGGCGCGGTCCGCGCGGTCGTCACGCTGCCGCCGGCCGGGCCCGACCTCTGGCTGCTGCGGCGCCCGGTCCCCGGCGAACGCCCGCCGTCCACCGTGCTGCTCGGCGAGGCGGGCGACGAGCTGTCCACAGTGGACGAAATGTGGCGGGAGTTCCGCGCGCACCCGGAAGCCGGCGTCCGGATCATCGACCTGCTCGACGACGACGTCGACCTGACGCCGGCCCACCGCCGCACCAGCGACGAGGATCCCGGCCAGGCCTTCGAGGCCGTCCGCGGCCGGTTCGCCGAGCTCGTCCCCGAGCTGCCGCCGCTCGAAGCGGCCGACGGTGAGCCCGCGTTCACGACGATCGGCGAGCTGGTCAAGGCCGGGATCGTCGAGGTCCGGCACGCGGCGGCCCGCGCGGACGCCGAGCACCCGCTCGCCGAAGCGGGCGACGTCGTGGCGTCGGTGACCGGGATCGCATACGTCCACAGTGGACCGACCGGACCGGTGGGCGCCGGGCTCACCGTGTACCGCGTCGACCCCGGGCGGCTGGACGCGGACTTCCTGGCCGGCTGCCTGCGCGCGGCCGACCTGCCCGCCGCGTCCGCGTCGACCCGGATCGACAGCAGGCGCGTGCGGGTCCCGCGGGTCCCGATCGCGGTCCAGCGCGAATACGGCCGGGTCTTCCGCGACCTCGCCGCGTTCGACGCCGTTCTGCGGCAGGCGGCCGAAACGGGTCGTGAGCTGGTCCGGCTAGGCTTCGCGGGACTTGTCGAAGGACGGCTCAGGCCGGGCCGTTAG
- a CDS encoding serine/threonine-protein kinase translates to MLIADRYELDELPLGRGGMGAVHGGFDRRLGRRVAIKLLRLPGRDEELEARFAREARILATLDHPGVPTLYDYGTHDDRLFQVMQFVEGVTVADLLAEHGPLPVPWAAAIAAQACAVLTAAHALAVCHRDLKPSNLMLGPDGGVKVMDFGLAVLREADAAQFTRAGQLLGTPSYMAPEQIQRGGAEPRSDLYALGCVLHEMLTGRRLFDGPTAYAVFERQVKELPPPVRGVPKQLNTLLAEVLAKEPEARPSGAAELYERLGGFVGGLPPLPGFLVPASVPSPGRMYARMLGRVSG, encoded by the coding sequence ATGCTGATCGCCGACCGCTACGAGCTCGACGAGCTGCCGCTCGGCCGCGGCGGGATGGGCGCGGTGCACGGCGGGTTCGACCGCAGGCTGGGCCGGCGCGTGGCGATCAAGCTGCTCCGGCTGCCGGGCCGCGACGAAGAGCTGGAAGCCCGGTTCGCGCGCGAGGCGCGGATCCTGGCGACGCTCGACCACCCCGGCGTGCCGACGCTCTACGACTACGGCACCCACGACGACCGGTTGTTCCAGGTCATGCAGTTCGTCGAAGGCGTGACCGTGGCCGACCTGCTCGCCGAGCACGGGCCGCTGCCGGTGCCCTGGGCCGCGGCGATCGCGGCGCAGGCGTGCGCGGTGCTGACCGCCGCCCACGCGCTCGCGGTGTGCCACCGCGACCTCAAGCCGTCCAACCTGATGCTCGGGCCCGACGGCGGCGTGAAGGTGATGGACTTCGGGCTCGCCGTGCTGCGGGAAGCGGACGCGGCGCAGTTCACGCGGGCCGGGCAGCTGCTCGGGACGCCGTCGTACATGGCGCCCGAGCAGATCCAGCGGGGTGGCGCCGAACCGCGCAGCGACCTCTACGCGCTCGGCTGCGTGCTGCACGAGATGCTCACCGGGCGGCGGCTGTTCGACGGGCCCACGGCGTACGCGGTGTTCGAGCGGCAGGTCAAGGAGCTGCCGCCGCCGGTCCGCGGGGTGCCGAAGCAGCTCAACACCCTGCTCGCCGAAGTGCTGGCGAAGGAGCCCGAGGCCCGGCCGTCCGGCGCGGCCGAGCTGTACGAGCGGCTCGGCGGGTTCGTCGGCGGGCTGCCGCCGCTGCCCGGGTTCCTGGTGCCGGCGTCGGTGCCCAGTCCGGGCCGGATGTACGCGCGGATGCTGGGGCGCGTCAGCGGTTGA
- a CDS encoding L,D-transpeptidase, protein MKRLLAGAAALATAFVLAACSGGGGAAGGPNAGGGAVAAAGTGGGTPTTSSATPTPTPTPATSSATPAPAPTTSKPAPVTTKPKPKPKPAPAANPGVPCAAAAAAPGTAACVDISAHQAWLLQGGKVVYGPVKMLPGRKGNPTPTGTFHVLSKEKMHLSKEFDNAEMPNSVFFYPGDAFHTGSLSVYSHGCIHLSAAASLKFFNTLHVGDVVQVVP, encoded by the coding sequence GTGAAGAGGCTTCTGGCGGGAGCGGCCGCGCTGGCCACCGCCTTCGTGCTGGCTGCCTGTTCCGGTGGCGGGGGTGCGGCCGGCGGGCCGAACGCCGGCGGCGGGGCCGTCGCGGCCGCGGGCACCGGCGGCGGGACGCCGACGACGTCGAGCGCCACCCCGACCCCGACGCCCACCCCGGCGACGTCGAGCGCGACCCCGGCGCCGGCGCCCACGACGTCGAAGCCGGCTCCCGTCACGACCAAGCCGAAGCCCAAGCCGAAGCCGGCGCCCGCGGCGAACCCGGGCGTCCCGTGCGCGGCGGCGGCCGCGGCGCCGGGCACCGCGGCCTGCGTCGACATCTCGGCGCACCAGGCGTGGCTGCTGCAGGGCGGCAAGGTCGTCTACGGGCCGGTGAAGATGCTGCCGGGCCGCAAGGGCAACCCGACCCCGACCGGCACGTTCCACGTGCTGTCGAAGGAAAAGATGCACCTGTCGAAGGAATTCGACAACGCGGAGATGCCGAACTCGGTGTTCTTCTACCCGGGCGACGCCTTCCACACCGGCAGCCTCTCGGTGTACTCGCACGGCTGCATCCACCTGTCGGCCGCCGCGTCCCTGAAGTTCTTCAACACCTTGCACGTCGGTGACGTCGTGCAGGTGGTCCCGTAA